The following is a genomic window from Oceanibaculum indicum P24.
CACCACCAGGGCGGGCTTCAGTCGGCGCAGCAGGGCCAGCGCATCCAGCGTGCCGAGGCCGAGCGAGACGGCACCGCCCAGCTTCGCCGCCAGGCCGGGCTTGCTGATGCCCTCGGCACGGATGCGGTGCACGGTGAAGGCGGCATTCGCCGGCGCCTCGAAGGCCTTGCCGCGCCGGTCGGTGACCAGCGCCACGGCATAGCCGCGCGCCAGCAGCGCATGGGCCAGCGCCTGTGCCGGGAACAGATGCCCGCCGGTGCCGCCGGCGGCCAGCACGATGGTCTTCTTCAGGACGGCGCTCATGGCTGACCTCCACCGGGGCGGCGGCGGGTCAGCGCCAGCGCCATGCCCATGCCGACGGCCAGCGCCAGCAGGGAGGAGCCGCCATAGGAGACGAAGGGCAGGGTCATGCCCTTGGTCGGCATCATGTGCAGGGTGGAGCCCATATTGATGATGGCCTGGATGCCGAACTGCGCCAGCAGACCCGAGGCGGCCAGCATGACGAACAGATTTTGCTCGCTCAGCACGCGGGCGAAGCCGCGCAGCACCACGAAGGCGAACAGCAGCAGTACCAGCAGGCAGGCGATCAGCCCCAGCTCCTCGCCGGCGACGGCGAACACGAAATCGGCGTGCGCGTCGGGGATGAAGGCCTTCACCGTGCCCTCGCCGGGACCGCGTCCCAGCAGGCCGCCATTCATGAAGGCCTCCATGGAGCGGTTCACCTGGTAGCTGTCGCCCGAGGCCGGATCGAGGAAGCGGTCGATGCGGCTGGCCACATGATCGAGCGTGAAATAGGCGCCGATCAGCCCCAGCACGCCGAACAGGATGGCGCCGCCGACCCAGGCGATGGGCATGCCAGCCAGGAAGAACTGGCCGAAGAAGATGGCGCTCAGCACCACCGCCTGGCCGAGGTCGGGCTGCATCAGCAGCAGGCTGACGATCAGCAGGTACAGCGCACCGGCGGCGATATGGCCGGGGAAGCCCTCGGCGCGCCGCCATTCGGCGAACAGCCAGCCGGCGATCACGGCGAAGAAGGGCTTGGCGAATTCGGAAGGCTGCAGCGAGAAGCCGGCCAGGTTGATCCAGCGGCGCGCGCCCTTGATCTCCGCGCCACCAAGCAGCACGGCCACCAGCAGCACGATGGTGCCGGCAAGGCCGATCAGCGCCAGCCGGCGCACGGTGCGCGGTTGCATCAGCGACACGCCGATCAGCAGTGCGATGGCGACCGGCAGCAGTGCGAAATGGCGGCGCACGAAATAGAACTGGTCGAGGCCGATACGCTCCGCCACCGGCGGGCTCGCGGCCAGGATCATCAGCGCACCGAAGCCGATGATGAGGCCCAGCGCCGCCAGGCTCCAGCGGTCGATGGTCCACCACCAGCGGCCCAACAGGCTGGTATCGTTGCGGGACAGCGCGCTCATGCGGCACCTCCCGTCACCGTGGCGGCGGCATGCCGCGTCATGGCCATCACCAGCTCGCGGAACCGGTCACCGCGCTGCTCAAAGCTGTCGAACTGGTCGAAGGAGGCGGCAGCCGGCGACAGCAGCACGACGCCGCCGGTGCCGCGCGCGTCCTTCGCGGCGGCGGCCACGGCCTGCTCCAGCGTGCCGCACTTGGACCAGGTCAGCTTGCCGTCCAGTGTCGCGGCGAAGGCGTCTGCGGATTCGCCGATCAGATAGGCATGGCGCACGCGCCCGAAATGCGGGGCCAGCGCGGCGATACCGCCTTCCTTGGCGCGTCCGCCGGCAATCCAGTAGATGCGCTCGTAGCAGGCCAGGGCCTTCTCGGTCGCCTCGGCGTTGGTCGCCTTGGAATCGTTGACGAAGGTGACACCGTCCAGCACCGCCACCCGCTCCTGCCGGTGGGCAAGGCCGGGGAAGCTGCGGATGCCCGCCGCGATGGCCTCGGCCTCAACCCCCAGCGCCGCGCAGATGGCGAAGGCGCAGGCCGCGTTCTGCCAGTTGTGTGAGCCCGGCAGGGCAGGGGCCTCGGTCAGGTCCAGAATGGTACGCGCGCTGCCGTTGCGGGCATCGATCAGCCGGCCCCCACCGGTGCTGCCATCGACATAGACGCCGCCGACCACCGGCCGGTAGGCGGAAATGCCGGTCACGCCGCGGCTCAGGATGCTGCGGCCCAGCGCCTGGGCGACGCCGCGGGTGGTCTCGTCATCGAGGCCGATGATCGCGGTGCCGTCCGCCGGCAGCTGGTCGAACAGATGGCGCTTGGCGGCGACATAGCCCTCGAACCCGCCATGCCGGTCGAGATGGTCCGGGGTGATGTTCAGCAGGGCGGCCACATCGAAGCGCGCCTCGCGCAACAGCTCGATCTGGTAGCTGGACAGTTCCAGCACATAGACGCCATCGGTCCCCAGCGGCGCCAGCGTCAGCGCCGCCATGCCCAGATTGCCGCCGACCTCGGCCTTGCGTCCGGCCTGCTTCAGGATATGGCCGACCAGCGCCGTGGTGGTGGATTTGCCGTTGGTGCCGGTGATGCCGACGAAGCGCGCCTGCGGGCAGGCCAGGGCCAGCAGCTCGATATCGCAGACCAGCGCCACGCCAGCCGCCTTGGCAGCGGTGGCGGCGGGGTGCGGCACCGGGAAGGAATGTGGGATGCCGGGGCTCCACACGGCGAGGTCGATGCCGGACCAGTTGGCTTCGGCCAGGTCGGTGACGGTGGCGCCCAGCTTCTCCGCCTCGGCGCGGCGCGCTTCATTGTCGTCCCAGGCCAGCACCTCGGCACCGGCCTTGAGCAGCGCGGACACGCTGGCGAGGCCGGAACGGGCGAGACCCATCACGGCGATGCGGCGGCTGGCGAAACGGGAGAGATCGATCATGCCGCCTCCCTCACCGCAGCTTCAGGGTGGACAGGCCGGCAATCGCCAGCACAACGGCGATGATCCAGAAGCGGATCACGATGGTCGGTTCGGCCCAGCCCTTCTTCTCGAAGTGGTGGTGCAGCGGCGCCATGCGGAAGACGCGCTTGCCGGTCAGCTTGAAGGACAGCACCTGGACGATGACCGAGACGGTCTCCAGCACGAACAACCCGCCGATGATGGCCAGCACCAGCTCGTGCTTGGTGGCGACGGAGATCGCGCCCAGCCCGCCGCCCAGCGCCAGCGAGCCGGTGTCGCCCATGAACACCATGGCCGGCGGCGCGTTGTACCACAGGAAGCCGAGGCCGGCGCCGACCAGCGCGCCGCACAGCACTGCCAGCTCGCCCGTACCCGGCACATGCTGGATCTGCAGGTAGTTGGAGAACACCGCATTGCCGACCAGATAGGCGATCAGCGCGAAGCAGGAGGCGGCGATCATCACCGGCACGATGGCGAGGCCATCCAGCCCGTCGGTCAGGTTCACGGCGTTGGAGGCGCCGACCATGACCAGGGCGGCAAAGACGATGAAGAACCAGCCGAGGTCGATCAGCAGCGCCTTGAAGAACGGCACGGCGAGGCTGGTCGAGAGCGCCGGTTCGCTGATCCAGGCGAACATGATCGCGGCAGCCAGGCTGACGCTGATCTGGCCGGCCAGCTTCAGACGGCCCGGCAGGCCCTTGGCGTTGCGCTTGGTCAGCTTGAGGAAATCGTCGAAGAAGCCGATCAGCCCGAAGCCGCAGGTCACCAGCAGCACGGTCCAGACATGCAGGTTGCGCAGATCGGCCCAGAGCAGGGTAGAGACCACCAGCGCGAGCAGGATCAGCGCGCCGCCCATGGTCGGCGTGCCCTTCTTGGTCAGCAGGTGGCTTTCCGGCCCATCCTCGCGGATCGGCTGGCCCTCGCGCTGCTTAGCCTTCAGCCAGCCGATGACGGCCGGGCCCATCAGAAAGGCGATGGCGAGCGCGGTGACGACCGCGCCGCCGGTCCTGAAGGTCAGGTAGCGGAACAGGTTGAACGGGCTGAACAGATCGGCCAGCGGGGTGAGGAGAAGCGGCAGCATCGGTCAGTTCTCCCCCGTGCGCAGCGCCAGCAGGGCATCCACCACCCGCGCCATTTTCATGCCAAGGCTACCCTTCACCAGCACCACGTCGCCGGCATGCACCAGCGCGGTCACCAGCGGGGTCAGCGCCGCCGTGTCGTCGGCCGAGCCGCCCAGCTGCGCGCGCGGCAGCTTTTCGGCCATGCGGTTCATGTGCGGGCCGGCGGTGAACACCAGATCGGCGCCGGCTGCCTCAATCGGCTGGGCCAGCGCGTTGTGCGCCTCGGCAGCGCCGTCGCCTAGCTCCAGCATGTCGCCCAGCACCACCACGCGGCGGCCGCCGGCCTTCGGCTTGGTCATTGCCAGCACGTCCAGCGCCGCGCGCACGGCGGGCGGGCTGGCGTTGTAGCTCTCATCGATCAGCAGCAGCGTGCCGCCGGAAACCGCGATCTCGACCTGCCGGCCCCGGCCCTTCGGCGCCTCGACCTGTTCCAGCGCCGCCGCCGCCGTGGCGACATCGCCGCCCAGCGCCGCGATGCCGGCCAGCACGCCAAGGCTGTTCATCACCCAGTGCCGGCCCGGCACGGCCAGCCGGTAGCGCAGCCGGCGCTGCGCCACGATGGCCTGCACCAGGCTGTCGGTGCGGCGCAGCTCGGCGTTCAGCAGGCAGGTATCGGCGGCAAGGTCTGTGCCGAAGCTGATGATATTGCGGATGCCGGCCTTCTGGGCGCGCTCGCGCAGCCGGGCATAGTGCCGGTTGTCGCGGTTCAGCACGGCGGTGCCGCCTTCCTTCACGCCGAGCAGGATGTCGGCCTTCTCCTCGGCGATCTCCTCCTCCGAGGAGAAATGCCCGGCATGCACCGCTTCCACCGTGGTAATCAGCGCCACGTCGGGCTGCACCATGCGCGCCAGCGGCTCCAGCTCGCCGCGATGGTTCATGCCCAGTTCGGAAACCAGATATTCCGCATCCAGCGGCAGGCGGGCCAGAGTCAGCGGCGCGCCGATATGGTTGTTGAAGCTGGCCACGCTGGCGTGGGTCTTGCCCAGCGCGGACAGGCCGGCCCGCAGCATCTCCTTGGAGCCGGTCTTGCCGACGCTGCCGGTGACGGCAATCGCCTTCGCCCTGCTGCGGCCGCGCTGGAAGCGCCCGAGTTTCCCGAGCGCTTCCAGGGTCGAGGCGACCTCCAGTACCGGCGCATCCGCCGGTACCCCCTCCGGTCGCCGCTCGACCAGCAGCGCGGCCGCCCCCCCACCCAGGGCGTCCCTTGCATAATCATGGCCGTCGAACGCATCGCCCTTCAGGGCGACGAACAAATCCCCCTCTGTCACCGTCCGGCTGTCGATGGACACGCCGAAGGCCTGCCAGTCGCGGCTGTTCTTCCCGCCGGTGGCGGTAACGGCATCAGCCGAGGTCCAGAGCGGTTCGGTCATGCCGCACCTCCCAGACCCAGCGCCTGCACGGTGCGGCGCGCCACATCGGCATCGTCGAAGGGACGAATCTCCCCGGCGATTTCCTGGCCCTGCTCGTGCCCCTTGCCGGCGATCACCAGCACGTCGCCGGCACCCAGAGCGGAAATGGCGGCGTGAATCGCCTCGGCACGGTCGCCGATCTCCGTGGCGTCCGGGCAGCCCGCCATCACCTCGGCGCGGATCGCCGCCGGTGCTTCGCCGCGCGGATTGTCGTCAGTGACGATCACGCGGTCGGCCAGCCGCTGGGCGATCTCACCCATCATCGGACGCTTGCCGCGGTCACGCTCGCCGCCGCAGCCGAACACGACCGACAGGCTGCCGGTGGTGAAGGGGCGGATTTCCGTCAGCACCGTCTCCAGCGCGCCCGGCTTGTGGGCGTAATCGACATAGATGGCGGCACCGTTCGCCAGCGTGGCGACGCGCTGCAGCCGGCCCGCCACGCCCTGCAGCGTTTCCAGCGCGGCCAGCGCCTCGTCCAGCTGCGCGCCGGTGGCGGTGACAAGACCGAGGGCCGCCAGCGCGTTCATCGCCTGGAAGCCGCCGGCCAGCGGCAGATCGATCTCGCGCGCCCGTGCGTGCAGGATTAGCGCCAGTGTCTGCCCGTCGGGGCGCGGCAGCCGGTCCACGATGCGGAAGTCCGCACCCGCCGCCATGCCGTAGCTCAGCACGCGGTGACCGCGCCGGCCGCAGATTTCGACAAGGGCAGGGAACTGGGGGCTGTCGGCATTCAGCACAGCCGTGCCGCCGGGCGCCATCACCCGGTCGAACAGCTGCGCCTTGGCGGCGAAATAGGCCTCCATGGTGCCGTGATAATCCAGATGATCGCGCGCCAGATTGACGAAGGCGGCGGCCTTCAGCCGCACACCGTCCAGCCGGAACTGGTCGAGCCCGTGGCTGGAGGCTTCCATCGCCAAAAAGCCGACCCCGGAGCCGGCAAGCTCCGCGAGGACGCGGTGCAGCTCCACCGGGTCCGGGGTCGTAAGCCCCTTGCTGCTCGGCAAGTCAGGGGCGATCACGCCGAGGGTGCCCATGCTGGCGGCCTTGCGGCCCAGCCGGGTCCAGATCTGGCGGGTGAAGTCGGCGACGGAGGTCTTGCCGTTGGTGCCGGTCACGGCGACCACATTTTCCGGCTGCTGGCCGAAGAAGCGGGCGGCCATGCGGGCCAGCCGCAGCCGGGGATTGGCGTCGGCGATAACAGGGACCGGGCTGTCGAGCGTCAGGCCGGCGGGGGCCAGCACGGCGCGCGCACCGCGCTGCACGGCGTCGCCGATGAAGGCGCTGCCATCTTCCCGGGCACCGGGCAAGGCGGCGAACAGATAGCCGGGGCGGACCTGCCGGGAATCCGCCGTCAGCCCCTCGATATCAATATCGAGGGTGGCGGCAATGGCCGCCTCGGCCGGCTTGTCGCCATTCATGAGGTCAATAAGACGCAAGGCGCTTGCTCCCATTCTGAGAGGGGTCGCGGGGCGCGATATCGACCACCAGATCACGGCGGATTTCTGGCGCGTTTTCGTCAATCGGGGGAATTCCGTACATCGGCGCCATGCGGGCGACGATGCGGTTGACCACCGGGGCGGCGACCCAGCCGCCGGTGGCGTAGCCGAAGGTGCGCTTGTTGCCGACCGGCTCGTCGATCATGGCCAGCACGACATAGCGCGGATCGTTGATCGGATAGGCGCCGACGAAGGAGGAGATGCGTGCCTTGCGGTTGTAGCCGCGGCCGTTCAGCTTCTCCGCCGTGCCGGTCTTGCCGCCGACCAGATAGCCCTTGGCGTCGGCGTTGCGGCCGCTTCCTTCCTCGACCACGAGGCGCATCAGCTTGCGCATCTGCAGGGAGGTGCGCTCGGCGATCACGCGGCTGCCCTGGACCGCGGCACCCGGCTCGCGCCGCAGCAGCGTCGCCGGATGCAGCATGCCGCCATTCACCAGCGCCGACACGCCGCTTACCAGATGCAGCGGGCTGACCGACAGGCCATGCCCGAAGGAGATCGTCATCACATTGATGTCACGCCACGGACTCGGCGCCAGCGGCAGGCCGGCCTCGGGAATCTCGATCGGCTGGCGGGCCAGCATGCCGATCTTCTCCATGAAGGCGCGTTGACCTGCAGCACCGACCTCCAGCGCCATCTTGGCGGAGCCGATATTGGAGGAATGGATCAGGATTTCCGGCACGCTCAGCCAGCGGTTCTTGCCGTGATAATCGTTGATGGTGAAGCGCGCGATGCGGATCGGCTGGCTGGCGTCGTAGCCGCCACCCATGCGCACCTTGCCGCTGTCCAGCGCCATCGCGTGATTGAACAGCTTGAAGGTGGAGCCCATCTCGTACACGCCCAGCGTGGCGCGGTTGAACTGCTGTTCCTCGGTGATGCTGCCGGGCTGGTTCGGGTCGTAATCCGGCAGCGACACCATCGCCAGCACTTCGCCGCTGCGCACATCCATCACCAGGCCGGCCGCGCCGATGGCCTTGAATTCCTCAATCGATTCCAGCAGCGAATCGCGGACAATCTGCTGCAGCCGCACGTCGAGCGACAGCTGCACCGGCTGGCCGCCGCTGCGCAGCACCTCGTCGAAGGACTTCTCGATGCCGGCGATGCCGCGCCCGTCCACGTCGGTGTAGCCCAGCACATGGGCGGCTGCAGACCCCTGCGGGTAGAAGCGGCGTTCCTCGCGCTGGAAGTAGAAGCCGGGGATGCCCAGCCGGTTCACTTCGTATTTCTGGCGCGGCGTCAGGTTGCGCTTCACCCAGACGAAGCGGCGGTCGGTCGCCAGCTTCGCGATCAGCTCCGGCTCGCTGAGGTCGGGCAGCACGGTGGCCAGCTTGCGCGCGGCCTCCGCCGGGTCCAGCACCGCCTGCGGATCGGCATAGAGCGAGGGCGTGGCGAGGCTGGTCGCCAGCAGCAGCCCGTTGCGGTCGATGATCTCCGCCCGGCCCGAGGGGCTGGCATTGGCGCGCGGCGTCTCGGCCAGGCGCGGCTCGCTGGCGCCGGACAGCACGCTGACATCGACCAGACGCAGCCCGACGGCGGCGAACACGGCGGCGAACAGCGCGGTGGCGATGACCAGCCGGGTGCGGCCGGTTTCCAGCGCCTGCTTGGCAACACCTTCCAGCGCCACATGATGCGCAGGCGGGGGCGCCTCCGGCGTTGCCGGGCGCGCAAAACCGTTGCGGAACAGCCGGGTCATTGCACGCTCCGCTGTGCGGCGAGCACCGGCTGCGGCTTATCGAGAGGGGCATAGACCAGCGGGTCGCCGGGACGGGGCTTGGTCGCCAGTGGCAGCCCATCGGGCGTGATGACCGGGCGCGCTTCCGGCACGGCCGCCAGCGACACCGCGATCTGGCGGCCGCCGGCAGGCACCAGGTCGAGATGGCGCTGCGCCAGATCGGCCAGCCGGTCCGGGCGGTTCAGATAGCTCCATTCGGCGCGCAGGACCTGGATCGCCTCCTGCGTGCGGATGATCTCGGAATTGATGCGGGCCAGCCGTTCCTCGCGCGCCTGCACCTCGTATTTCAGCAGGAACAGCGCAACGCCGGCGCCACCGACCAGCAAGACCCAGAAGAGGAAGCCCTGGCGGATCATGCGGCCTCCTCCCATGCCGGCGCGTCGGTACGTTCGGCGACGCGCAGCTTGGCGGAACGGGCGCGCGGGTTGGCGGCGATCTCGGCGGAGTCCGGCGCCAGCGGCTTGCGGTGCACCAGCCGGAAGCTGGGGGCCTGCGGCGCGGCGGCGGCCACCGGCATGTGGCGCGAAGGCTGGGAGGCTTCGCCGCAGCGCGCCTTCAGGAAGCGCTTCACCTGGCGGTCCTCCAGCGAATGGAAGGTGACGACGGCCAGCCGCCCGGCCGGCTTCAGCGCGCGCTCGGCAGCGGCGAGGCCACGGTCCAGCTCACCCAGCTCGTCATTCACATGCAGGCGCAGCGCCTGGAAGGTGCGGGTGGCGGGGTCGATGCCATCCTTGGATTTCGGCACGACGCTGCGCACGATGGAGGCCAGGCGCCCGGTGCGCTCGATTGGCGCCTCGGCGCGGGCGGCAACGATGGCGCGGGCGACGCGGCGGGCATGCCGTTCCTCGCCCAGATGGAAGACGATGTCGGCCAGTTCCGCCTCGTCGGCGCTGTTCACCACGTCGGCGGCGCTGGGGCCGGCCTGCTCCATGCGCATGTCGAGCGGCCCGTCGGCGCGGAAGGAGAAGCCGCGCCCGGCCTCGTCCAGCTGCGGCGAGGAAACGCCGAGGTCGAGCGCCACGCCATCGACGCCGTCGATGCCGCGCTCGGCCAGCAGCCGGTCCATCTCGCCGAAGCGACCCTCGATCAGCACCAGCCGGCCGGCATAGCGCGCCACCATCGGCTCGGCCCGGCGGATCGCGTCGGGGTCGCGGTCGATGCCATAGACGCGGCAATCGGCGCTGTCCAGCAGTGCGCCTGTGTAGCCGCCGAGGCCGAAGGTGCCATCAACGAAGACGGCGCCGTCACGCGGCGCCAGGGCGGCGACCACCTGGTCGCGCAGTACGGGGATATGGAGCGGCCGGCCGGTTTCCGTCATGCGCCACCTCCCGCCTCGCCGTCACGGCGCAGCTTCAGCGTGACCTCGCCCTCACGGATGCGCTGGCGGGCTTCTTCCTTGCGGCGGCTATAAGCCTCGGGCGACCAGATCTGGAAGGTCGAGCCCTGGCCGACGAACAGCGCCGTCTCGTCGATGCCCATCTCGTCCAGCAGGTCGCGCGGCAGCATGATCCGGCCTTCGCCGTCGAAGGGGAGTTCGCGGGCTTCGGCAAGGATCGTGGCGGCCAAGTCGTCGGCCTTGTCGGAGAGCATGTCGAGATCGTCCAGGCTGGCGGCGATCTGCTCGATACGGCGGAAACTGCAGCCTTCCAGCGCCTGGAATTTGGGGGAGGGGTACACGACCACGCCCTGGAAGTCTTCCTTGGCGAGCTGGGCACGGAACTTCGACGGAACGGAGACACGCCCCTTCCTGTCGATCTTGTTCTCGTGCTGGCCGATGAACGTCGCCACCGAAAGCTCCCCTCGAATATCCCCGCCCGGATGGTGCGCCGGTCGCGATCCGGCTGCGCCTTTGGGCGGCGATGGCATCCCATGGGTCTCTTATGGGATATGATGGGATATCATGGGAATATATGGTGGTCAATGGGAATGGCTGGTGATTTCCTGGGTTAGTTCTTGATTTATTCCAGTTTTTCGGGGCGACAGGGTGTCCTCCGACAGTCATCGTCAGTACAGGCGGGGCTGTGGATAAATATTCGCCGGATTCTATTATGTTGCCTGAATGTTCTCATTTGGGTTTGCGGAAAAACCCAAGCGATATCAACAGGCCGCGGGGACAGAAGGGGGTCAGGCGGTCTGTAAGCCGGGTTCTGTCCCCGCCGGCGCTTGCGCGCGGGTGGCGGGGGATGGCCATTCATCTGGGACGCCCGTTACCGGACGCCTCGCGCGACCAACCCGGACGGCGGCGCGGAACCCGCCTGCCGGCCCGCATCAAAGCGAACCTGCGTGCCATCCCTATTCGGTCTTGCTCCTGGTGGGGTTTACCGTGCCGTTCCCGTCGCCGGGACCGCGGTGCGCTCTTACCGCACCCTTTCACCCTTACCCGCCGCGCCCGAAGGCGGGACGGGCGGTCTGCTCTCTGTGGCACTTTCCCTGGGGTCGCCCCCGCCGGGCGTTACCCGGCACCATGTTTCCGTGGAGCCCGGACTTTCCTCCCCCCGGTTGCCCGGAAGGCGGCCATCCGACCGTCTGACCCCGGCGGATAGGTAGGCGTTCCGGACAGGCCGGTCAAGCGAAGAGGGGACTTACTCCCCCTGCAGCGCATCCTGGCGCGGCAGCATGCGGGCGAGGCCGTTGATCAGGCCGGCGGTTTCGCGGTCCAGCTGCCCGTCAATCAGCGATGGCCGGTATCGGCGCTGGAAGGCGGCGATGGAAGCCGGCAGGTCGGCGATGTCATAGCCGATCTCGGCCAGCAGGAAGGCGGCCTCCATCGGTGCCACGGGGGCGCCGGCATGGTTCGGTTTCGGCCAGATGCCAAAGCCCTGCCGGGCCATGTCTTTCCAGGGGAACAGCTCGCCCGGGTCCTGCTTGCGCGCCGGGGCCACGTCGGAATGGCCGACAAAGCGGTGGGGCGCTATCCCATGCCGGGTCTTCATCTCGCTGCATAGCGCGACCAGCCGGGCGATCTGCGGGTCGGGGAAGGGGCGGTAGCCATGCTCATGCCCCGGATTGACCAGCTCGATGCCGATGGAGATGGAGTTCACATCGCGCTCCCCGGCCCAGCAGGCCACACCGGCATGCCAGGCGCGCATCGCCTCGTCCACCAGACGGTGGCAGGTGCCGTCCTCGTCGATCATGTAGTGCGCGCTGACCTCGGACGCCGGATCGCACATCCGCTCCAGCGCCTCGGCGGCGCTTTTCATACCGGTATAGTGCAGCACCACCAGATCGGGTTTCCGGCCGTCGCGGCGCGGCCCGAAATTCGGCGAGGGGCTGTCGATGACGCTCATCCGCCGGAGGCCGCTACGACCTTGGGGCCACGGGCTGCGCCTGCTGCGGCCGGCGCACGGTGATGATGGCGACACCGAGGATAGTGAGGGCACCGCCCGCCAGCTTCAGCAGGCTCAGGCTCTCGCCCAGCATGATCACGCCGGCCAACACGCCGAACATCGGGGCCAGCAATGTGAAGGGCATGACCTGGTTCACCTGATAGCGCCTCAGCATCTGCATCCAGATACCATAGCCGATTATGGTGACCGCGACTGCCATAAAGGCGACCGCCCCCCAGCCCTGCCAGCCGGCGTTGGCGATGGCCTCCGTCTGGCCGTCTTCCAGCAGCCAGGAGCCGACCAGCAGCTGCGGCGCCGCGAACAGCCCCATCCAGCCATTCAGCGTCAGCGTGTCCAGATCCGAAAGCTGCTTCATCTGGATTGCCGAAACCGCCCAGATCATCGAGGCGGTGAGGATCATGCCGAGATACAGGATGTTGCTGCTGGTCTGCGGCTCGCCCGCCAGCAGCACCACCCCGGCAATCGCCAGCGCCATGCCCAGCGCGCGCCGCCAGCCCAGCTTGTCCTTGAAGAAGATGGCGGCCAGCAGGGCGGAGAAGGGCACCTGGATCTGCACCGCGATGGCGGCGGTGCTGGCATCCACCTTCTGCAGGCCGGTGAACATCAGCGCGAAATGCAGCAGCCCGAGCGTGGTGCTGAGCAGCAGCACCGGCAGCATCTTGTCGCGCGGCAGCCGGGTGAAGGGCACCAGGAACAGGGCGGTCAGCGCGAAGCGCAGCCCGACCAGCAGCAGCGGCGGCAATTCCTGAAGCCCCAGCTTGCTGACGCCGAAATTGGCCCCCCAGACCGCCATGACGAAGATGATGAGGGCGATGTCGCGCAGGCTCATATTCATACGGTCTTCGCCTGTTCGATGCCTTCGCGCAGGCTTTCCAGCTCCAGCCAGCGATCTTCCGATTTGGCGAGCGCGGCCTGGGCGCGTTCCAGCAGCGCGCTGGTCTTCTGGAAGCCGTCCGGGTCGCGCCGGAACAGGTCGGGGTCGGCCAGCTTCTCCTCCAGCTTGGCGATCTCCGTGCCCAGCTTGTCGATCATGCCGGGCAGCTGGTCCAGTTCGCGCTGGTCCTTGTAGCTCAGCTTCGCGGGCGCGGACTTCGGCTTCTCCGCCTTCGGCGCGGCGGCGGGCCGTGCGGCTTTCGGACCGTCCTCAACGGGTGCCGGGCGCTGGGCCAGATAATCGCGGTAGCCGCCGGCATATTCGGTGACCTTACCCTCACCCTCGACGGCCAGCATGGCGGTGACGGTACGGTCCAGGAAGTCACGGTCATGGCTGACCAGCAGCACCGTGCCCTCATAGTCGGCGATGACTTCCTGCAGCAGGTCCAGCGTCTCCATGTCGAGATCGTTGGTCGGCTCGTCCATCACCAGGAAATTGTGGGGCTGGCTGAACAGCTTGGCCAGCAGCAGGCGGTTGCGCTCGCCGCCCGACAGGCTGCCGACCGGGCTGCGGAACTGGCGGTCCTGGAACAGGAATTCCTTCAGGTAGGTCGCCACATGCTTCGGCTTGCCGTTGATGAACACAGTGTCGCCGCCGGGCGCCAGCGTTTCCCACAG
Proteins encoded in this region:
- a CDS encoding peptidoglycan D,D-transpeptidase FtsI family protein; the protein is MTRLFRNGFARPATPEAPPPAHHVALEGVAKQALETGRTRLVIATALFAAVFAAVGLRLVDVSVLSGASEPRLAETPRANASPSGRAEIIDRNGLLLATSLATPSLYADPQAVLDPAEAARKLATVLPDLSEPELIAKLATDRRFVWVKRNLTPRQKYEVNRLGIPGFYFQREERRFYPQGSAAAHVLGYTDVDGRGIAGIEKSFDEVLRSGGQPVQLSLDVRLQQIVRDSLLESIEEFKAIGAAGLVMDVRSGEVLAMVSLPDYDPNQPGSITEEQQFNRATLGVYEMGSTFKLFNHAMALDSGKVRMGGGYDASQPIRIARFTINDYHGKNRWLSVPEILIHSSNIGSAKMALEVGAAGQRAFMEKIGMLARQPIEIPEAGLPLAPSPWRDINVMTISFGHGLSVSPLHLVSGVSALVNGGMLHPATLLRREPGAAVQGSRVIAERTSLQMRKLMRLVVEEGSGRNADAKGYLVGGKTGTAEKLNGRGYNRKARISSFVGAYPINDPRYVVLAMIDEPVGNKRTFGYATGGWVAAPVVNRIVARMAPMYGIPPIDENAPEIRRDLVVDIAPRDPSQNGSKRLASY
- the ftsL gene encoding cell division protein FtsL, with amino-acid sequence MIRQGFLFWVLLVGGAGVALFLLKYEVQAREERLARINSEIIRTQEAIQVLRAEWSYLNRPDRLADLAQRHLDLVPAGGRQIAVSLAAVPEARPVITPDGLPLATKPRPGDPLVYAPLDKPQPVLAAQRSVQ
- a CDS encoding division/cell wall cluster transcriptional repressor MraZ, which translates into the protein MATFIGQHENKIDRKGRVSVPSKFRAQLAKEDFQGVVVYPSPKFQALEGCSFRRIEQIAASLDDLDMLSDKADDLAATILAEARELPFDGEGRIMLPRDLLDEMGIDETALFVGQGSTFQIWSPEAYSRRKEEARQRIREGEVTLKLRRDGEAGGGA
- a CDS encoding DMT family transporter, with product MNMSLRDIALIIFVMAVWGANFGVSKLGLQELPPLLLVGLRFALTALFLVPFTRLPRDKMLPVLLLSTTLGLLHFALMFTGLQKVDASTAAIAVQIQVPFSALLAAIFFKDKLGWRRALGMALAIAGVVLLAGEPQTSSNILYLGMILTASMIWAVSAIQMKQLSDLDTLTLNGWMGLFAAPQLLVGSWLLEDGQTEAIANAGWQGWGAVAFMAVAVTIIGYGIWMQMLRRYQVNQVMPFTLLAPMFGVLAGVIMLGESLSLLKLAGGALTILGVAIITVRRPQQAQPVAPRS
- a CDS encoding N-acetylmuramoyl-L-alanine amidase, which produces MSVIDSPSPNFGPRRDGRKPDLVVLHYTGMKSAAEALERMCDPASEVSAHYMIDEDGTCHRLVDEAMRAWHAGVACWAGERDVNSISIGIELVNPGHEHGYRPFPDPQIARLVALCSEMKTRHGIAPHRFVGHSDVAPARKQDPGELFPWKDMARQGFGIWPKPNHAGAPVAPMEAAFLLAEIGYDIADLPASIAAFQRRYRPSLIDGQLDRETAGLINGLARMLPRQDALQGE
- the rsmH gene encoding 16S rRNA (cytosine(1402)-N(4))-methyltransferase RsmH, yielding MTETGRPLHIPVLRDQVVAALAPRDGAVFVDGTFGLGGYTGALLDSADCRVYGIDRDPDAIRRAEPMVARYAGRLVLIEGRFGEMDRLLAERGIDGVDGVALDLGVSSPQLDEAGRGFSFRADGPLDMRMEQAGPSAADVVNSADEAELADIVFHLGEERHARRVARAIVAARAEAPIERTGRLASIVRSVVPKSKDGIDPATRTFQALRLHVNDELGELDRGLAAAERALKPAGRLAVVTFHSLEDRQVKRFLKARCGEASQPSRHMPVAAAAPQAPSFRLVHRKPLAPDSAEIAANPRARSAKLRVAERTDAPAWEEAA